In Methylomonas sp. ZR1, one DNA window encodes the following:
- a CDS encoding IS3 family transposase, producing the protein MREQEKTYPVTVLCRVMQVSTSAYYDWLKAPKDVDKEQQDRKMAETARQIFVDNKQCFGSRRLADRLQKQGFAAGRFKTRRLMRDLRLQVRYPKRFKATTDSNHNEAISPNRLDRQFQVAKPNQVWTTDITYVWTLQGWFYVAVIIDLFSRQVVGWAIDDHMRTSLCVNALQMAFYPQGTSGGVSLRPAYCIIPIEVANMRAENIVNIWPS; encoded by the coding sequence ATTCGAGAGCAAGAGAAGACGTATCCAGTGACCGTACTGTGTCGAGTGATGCAGGTGAGTACCAGCGCCTATTACGATTGGTTAAAAGCCCCGAAAGACGTTGATAAAGAGCAACAAGATCGAAAAATGGCCGAAACAGCCAGGCAGATTTTTGTCGACAATAAGCAGTGCTTTGGTTCGCGTCGCCTAGCCGATCGCTTGCAAAAGCAGGGATTTGCTGCGGGTCGTTTTAAAACCCGGCGACTCATGCGAGACTTGAGATTGCAGGTACGTTATCCCAAGCGATTTAAAGCGACGACCGACAGCAACCACAATGAGGCTATTTCACCCAATCGATTGGATCGGCAATTTCAAGTAGCCAAGCCTAATCAGGTGTGGACGACCGATATCACCTATGTGTGGACGCTGCAGGGCTGGTTTTACGTTGCGGTGATCATTGATCTCTTTTCCCGCCAAGTCGTTGGCTGGGCGATTGACGATCACATGCGCACATCGCTTTGCGTCAATGCCTTGCAAATGGCCTTCTACCCACAGGGCACAAGTGGCGGCGTAAGCCTCCGCCCGGCTTATTGCATCATTCCGATCGAGGTAGCCAATATGCGAGCCGAGAATATCGTCAACATTTGGCCGTCATGA
- a CDS encoding transposase, with protein MTNEKQHNRPKYSLEFRQDAAKLVLEKGYSQQQAADHLGVSLSAMGRWVRAERKPSATDATMKKNSVNLGEHDKLIRLRKENEQLRMEREILKKAAVFYAPEGIFAKEAEYPQGTSKVRVYSRAREDVSSDRTVSSDAGEYQRLLRLVKSPERR; from the coding sequence ATGACAAACGAAAAACAACACAACCGACCCAAATATAGTTTGGAATTCAGGCAAGATGCCGCCAAGCTAGTTTTGGAGAAAGGCTATAGTCAGCAACAAGCAGCCGATCATTTGGGCGTATCGCTAAGTGCGATGGGACGCTGGGTTCGGGCGGAACGCAAGCCCTCGGCGACTGACGCGACGATGAAAAAAAACAGCGTAAACTTGGGAGAGCATGACAAATTGATTCGCTTGCGCAAGGAAAATGAACAGTTGCGGATGGAGCGCGAAATATTAAAAAAGGCGGCCGTCTTTTATGCCCCAGAGGGTATCTTTGCGAAAGAAGCCGAATACCCACAGGGCACAAGTAAAGTACGGGTTTATTCGAGAGCAAGAGAAGACGTATCCAGTGACCGTACTGTGTCGAGTGATGCAGGTGAGTACCAGCGCCTATTACGATTGGTTAAAAGCCCCGAAAGACGTTGA